One genomic region from Flexibacter flexilis DSM 6793 encodes:
- a CDS encoding TonB-dependent receptor domain-containing protein: MKNIILLLIFLGITQTLFAQNFQIKGRVLPPQKHKLENGFVALKGTKFVSEIAENGTYLLRHVPRGDYKLVAFGLGLQPLELPITLHADTILSDITLQELSKELDEVVVQAQQEQTFGITRMRSVENFGIYEGKKTEVVVLKDITANLATNNPRQVYAKITGINIWESDGTGLQLGIGGRGLSPNRTSNFNTRQNGYDISADALGYPESYYTPPTEALERIEIIRGAASLQYGTQFGGMLNFRFKKPSCKPIEVVSRQSVGSWGFFGTFNSVSGTVLKNKLKYYAYYQYKRGDGYRPNSGFDYHNAFASVSYDISKKWDIGLEVTKMHYLTQQAGGLTDKLFEVNPRQSVRTRNWFKVDWNLFALTSTYRFSDRTQLNIRNFALSALRQSVGNLERINVADNLNANRTMIDGTFKNFGNETRLLHRYQLGGQHHTFLVGARVYHGTTTAKQGEANNSANPDFYFLNPDNLENSDYSFPNKNYALFAESIINLSPVFSLTPGVRAENIQTFSEGYYRQILKDGAGNVIVDNKIFEKLNRKRNFVLFGLGASYKPNENLECYANFSQNYRAINFTDLRIANPNFVVDTNIHDEKGYTADLGVRGHWQDFLTFEATAFYIAYNGRIGQVLRSDQPPLYNDYRFRGNISDARNIGLETFVEVDILKAFDRQQNKSLRWSVFSNLSFVDARYVHTQEASIRNKKVEMVAPLMWRTGSTAKYKHFSSTLQFSYTAQQFSDATNAKRTAAAVEGVIPAYSVMDWSVSYGWRWLTLEGSCNNLLNAKYFTRRAESYPGPGIIPSDGRGFYASVQAKF, encoded by the coding sequence ATGAAAAATATTATTTTACTTCTTATATTTTTGGGTATTACGCAAACGCTTTTTGCCCAAAATTTTCAGATAAAAGGCCGCGTGTTGCCGCCCCAAAAACATAAACTTGAAAATGGTTTTGTGGCACTGAAGGGAACAAAATTTGTATCCGAAATTGCCGAAAATGGAACGTATTTGCTGCGCCACGTACCGCGCGGCGATTACAAACTTGTGGCTTTTGGGTTGGGTTTGCAGCCGCTCGAATTGCCTATAACACTCCATGCTGATACCATACTTTCGGATATAACATTGCAGGAGTTGAGCAAAGAATTAGATGAAGTGGTGGTGCAGGCGCAGCAGGAACAAACCTTCGGAATTACGCGCATGCGTTCGGTAGAAAACTTCGGAATTTATGAAGGAAAAAAGACGGAAGTAGTTGTATTAAAGGATATTACAGCGAATTTGGCGACCAACAATCCGCGCCAAGTATATGCCAAAATTACGGGCATCAACATTTGGGAAAGCGACGGCACAGGCCTACAATTGGGCATTGGTGGGCGCGGACTTAGCCCGAATCGTACGTCTAATTTTAACACGCGCCAAAACGGTTATGACATCAGCGCGGACGCGCTCGGCTACCCCGAAAGTTACTACACGCCCCCGACGGAAGCCTTAGAACGCATCGAAATTATTCGCGGCGCGGCCTCGTTGCAATACGGCACGCAGTTTGGCGGAATGCTCAATTTTCGATTCAAAAAACCAAGTTGCAAACCCATCGAGGTAGTGAGCCGCCAGTCGGTGGGGTCATGGGGATTTTTCGGGACATTCAATAGCGTGAGCGGCACGGTTTTGAAAAACAAACTCAAATACTACGCCTATTATCAATACAAACGCGGCGACGGCTATCGCCCTAATTCGGGTTTTGATTACCACAACGCTTTCGCTTCGGTGAGCTACGACATCAGCAAAAAATGGGATATTGGTTTGGAAGTAACGAAAATGCACTATCTCACGCAGCAGGCGGGCGGGCTGACGGACAAACTTTTTGAGGTGAATCCGCGCCAGTCGGTCAGAACGCGCAATTGGTTTAAAGTGGATTGGAATTTGTTTGCGCTTACGTCCACGTACAGGTTTTCGGACAGAACGCAATTGAATATCCGAAATTTTGCGTTATCGGCTCTGCGTCAGTCGGTTGGAAACTTGGAACGCATCAACGTAGCCGACAATCTGAATGCCAATCGCACCATGATAGACGGAACTTTCAAGAATTTTGGGAACGAAACGCGGCTTTTGCATCGCTACCAATTGGGCGGGCAACATCATACGTTTTTGGTGGGAGCGCGTGTGTATCATGGCACGACGACGGCCAAGCAAGGCGAAGCCAACAACAGCGCAAATCCTGATTTTTATTTCCTAAACCCCGACAATCTCGAAAATTCGGATTACAGTTTCCCCAACAAAAACTACGCACTTTTTGCGGAAAGCATTATTAATCTTTCGCCTGTTTTCAGCCTGACACCAGGGGTAAGAGCCGAAAATATCCAAACTTTTTCGGAAGGATATTACCGCCAAATACTCAAAGATGGCGCGGGAAATGTGATAGTGGACAACAAGATTTTTGAGAAACTGAATCGCAAGCGCAATTTTGTGTTATTTGGATTGGGCGCGAGCTACAAACCGAATGAAAATTTGGAATGTTATGCGAATTTTTCACAGAATTACCGAGCCATTAACTTCACGGATTTGCGCATTGCCAACCCTAATTTTGTGGTGGATACCAACATTCACGACGAAAAAGGCTATACGGCAGATTTGGGCGTGCGTGGCCATTGGCAAGATTTTTTGACCTTTGAGGCGACCGCTTTTTATATTGCCTATAATGGCCGCATCGGGCAAGTGTTGCGCTCCGACCAACCGCCATTGTACAACGACTATCGTTTTAGGGGCAATATTTCCGATGCGCGTAATATTGGTTTGGAAACTTTTGTGGAAGTGGACATTCTTAAAGCCTTTGACAGACAGCAAAATAAGTCGCTGCGCTGGTCGGTTTTCTCGAACTTATCGTTTGTAGATGCGCGTTACGTGCATACGCAAGAGGCCAGTATCCGAAACAAAAAAGTGGAAATGGTCGCGCCGCTTATGTGGCGAACTGGCTCGACGGCCAAGTACAAACATTTTTCTTCTACGCTACAATTTTCTTATACCGCCCAACAGTTCTCTGATGCCACCAACGCCAAACGCACGGCTGCGGCAGTGGAAGGCGTAATTCCTGCGTATAGCGTGATGGATTGGTCGGTGAGTTATGGCTGGCGTTGGCTTACGCTGGAAGGAAGTTGTAATAACTTGCTCAATGCCAAGTACTTTACGCGTCGTGCGGAGTCGTACCCTGGGCCGGGCATTATTCCTTCGGACGGACGCGGTTTTTATGCGTCGGTGCAGGCAAAGTTTTAA
- a CDS encoding HTTM domain-containing protein, which translates to MKRFVEKYYSFLIAPISIAPLVIFRIIIGFMLTFSTVRFMYLGWIKEHYISPIFHFKYYGFGWVEVAPDWLIYLIHCLMIVAALGVMLGFLYRISAVLLFILFTYTELLDLTYYLNHYYFVSLFCAYLIVVPANKKLSLDAYFGLTKPTDFVPRWSVLLFKMQLAIVYFYAGVAKINTAWLLEALPLKIWLPAHDTMPLIGKIFTWKITPYFFSWCGMLYDCFVPFLLYWRKTRLWAYLTVIFFHSITGFLFQIGVFPLVMIGATLIFFSDEFHQKIIDLFPKKENTTIHFPIKSFFTNKILIAFLSLNMLFQILFPWRYLLYDGNLFWTEEGYRFSWRVMLMEKAGTATFYVKDSKTGTEGAVDNSEFLNLHQEKQMAMQPDMILQFAHYLADYYKQKGVHEPQVRAEVYVTLNGKPSQLLIKPDVDLSKIQDSFAQKDWILHYD; encoded by the coding sequence ATGAAGCGTTTTGTTGAAAAATATTATTCTTTTCTGATAGCTCCCATTTCCATTGCGCCATTAGTTATTTTTCGGATAATTATTGGTTTTATGCTTACGTTTAGCACAGTACGTTTTATGTATTTGGGCTGGATAAAAGAACATTATATTTCGCCAATTTTTCATTTTAAGTATTATGGTTTTGGTTGGGTGGAAGTAGCTCCAGATTGGCTTATCTACCTGATTCACTGCTTGATGATTGTGGCCGCGTTGGGCGTAATGCTTGGCTTTTTGTACAGAATATCGGCTGTTTTATTGTTCATACTCTTTACTTATACCGAGCTTTTAGACCTTACTTATTACCTGAATCATTATTATTTTGTAAGTCTTTTTTGTGCGTATTTAATTGTAGTGCCTGCCAACAAAAAATTAAGTTTAGATGCGTATTTTGGCCTTACAAAACCTACTGATTTTGTGCCGCGTTGGTCTGTTTTATTATTCAAAATGCAATTGGCTATCGTGTATTTTTATGCGGGCGTTGCCAAAATAAATACCGCTTGGCTTTTGGAGGCTTTGCCGCTAAAAATATGGCTACCTGCACACGACACTATGCCCCTGATTGGTAAAATATTTACATGGAAAATAACGCCTTATTTCTTTAGTTGGTGCGGAATGTTGTATGATTGTTTTGTTCCGTTTTTGTTGTATTGGCGCAAGACGCGACTTTGGGCGTACCTGACCGTTATTTTCTTTCATTCCATTACGGGTTTTTTGTTCCAGATTGGCGTTTTTCCGTTGGTAATGATAGGCGCAACACTTATATTTTTCTCTGACGAATTTCACCAAAAAATCATTGATTTATTTCCTAAAAAAGAAAATACAACAATTCATTTTCCTATAAAATCATTTTTTACAAACAAAATATTGATCGCATTTTTATCGCTCAATATGCTGTTTCAAATTCTTTTTCCTTGGCGATATTTGTTGTATGATGGCAATTTGTTTTGGACGGAAGAAGGCTATCGTTTTTCGTGGCGCGTGATGCTCATGGAAAAGGCTGGAACGGCTACTTTTTATGTGAAAGATTCCAAAACAGGTACAGAAGGCGCAGTAGATAATAGCGAGTTTTTGAATTTGCACCAAGAAAAACAAATGGCTATGCAGCCCGATATGATATTGCAATTTGCGCATTATTTGGCCGATTATTACAAACAAAAAGGCGTACACGAACCGCAAGTAAGAGCCGAAGTATATGTAACCCTGAACGGAAAACCAAGCCAATTACTCATCAAACCTGACGTAGATTTAAGCAAAATACAAGACAGTTTTGCGCAAAAAGATTGGATATTGCATTACGATTAA
- a CDS encoding imelysin family protein → MQKIKLFLALAALVVLASCGNDSSNDGYDRRPMLEFYASQIIAPSFEQLDARVATLQTRANTFTQNPTEANLLATQTAWDSAFSAWQYAGAFSFTPSGELPIKLADELAVFPVSSVKIESDITNSTHIFTETTADNRGFLGVEYLIFDLENNNANIVSKFADTSRQNHLKLMLKKIKNKTAEMSNSWATNRSQFVANDGTDAGSSISILFNNFVASYEVLKNYKLRLPLGKAAGQIQAEPTKVEAYYSGKSLKMMQLHYTTMKNIWYGRTISGTDGAGFKEYLENVEGGTALISATELQLSKIDAAFAAIPATPSFSAQISSNKTTLDALYTEVQKNTRYFKGDMASLLGIAITYTSGDGD, encoded by the coding sequence ATGCAAAAAATAAAACTTTTTTTGGCTTTGGCAGCTTTGGTTGTGTTGGCCAGTTGTGGCAACGACAGCAGCAATGACGGTTACGACCGCCGCCCAATGCTCGAATTTTACGCCTCGCAAATTATTGCACCTTCTTTTGAGCAGTTGGATGCGCGTGTGGCTACCCTTCAAACCCGCGCTAATACGTTCACCCAAAATCCGACAGAAGCCAATCTGTTGGCCACGCAAACGGCTTGGGATAGCGCATTTTCGGCTTGGCAATACGCTGGTGCGTTTAGCTTTACGCCATCGGGTGAGCTACCAATCAAACTGGCCGATGAGTTAGCCGTTTTTCCTGTGAGTTCTGTGAAAATTGAGTCGGATATTACCAATTCTACCCACATATTTACGGAAACTACCGCCGATAATCGCGGATTTTTGGGCGTAGAATATTTGATTTTTGATTTGGAAAATAATAATGCCAATATCGTTTCAAAATTTGCGGATACTTCTCGTCAAAATCATTTGAAATTGATGCTCAAGAAAATTAAAAATAAAACCGCAGAAATGTCTAATTCTTGGGCGACAAATCGCAGTCAGTTTGTGGCTAATGATGGCACCGATGCAGGCAGTAGTATTTCTATTTTATTTAATAATTTTGTGGCCAGTTACGAAGTGCTCAAAAATTATAAATTACGATTGCCATTAGGAAAAGCCGCAGGCCAAATTCAAGCCGAACCAACCAAAGTAGAAGCATATTATAGTGGCAAAAGCCTAAAAATGATGCAGCTACATTATACCACCATGAAAAATATTTGGTATGGCCGCACAATATCGGGTACGGATGGTGCAGGTTTTAAGGAATATTTGGAGAATGTAGAAGGCGGAACGGCTCTTATTTCGGCCACAGAATTACAATTGTCTAAAATAGATGCAGCGTTTGCGGCAATTCCTGCTACTCCGTCGTTTTCGGCACAAATTTCGAGTAATAAAACTACGCTTGATGCACTATATACAGAGGTTCAAAAAAATACCCGTTATTTCAAAGGGGATATGGCTTCTTTGCTCGGAATTGCCATTACTTATACGAGTGGAGACGGCGATTAA